Proteins from one Chloroflexota bacterium genomic window:
- a CDS encoding HU family DNA-binding protein → MAKGMNKSEFVAALAEKAGLEKKQVNAVLEAISTIATSELKSSGEMTLPGLVKLTAVHKPAQPERPGVNPFTKQPITIKAKPATTAVKARPIKALKDAIA, encoded by the coding sequence ATGGCAAAAGGAATGAATAAATCCGAATTTGTGGCGGCGCTGGCCGAAAAAGCCGGGCTTGAGAAAAAGCAGGTGAATGCTGTACTTGAGGCAATCTCCACGATTGCGACCAGCGAACTCAAAAGCTCGGGCGAAATGACCCTGCCCGGCCTGGTCAAACTCACGGCAGTACACAAGCCCGCTCAACCCGAGCGACCAGGCGTCAATCCATTCACCAAGCAACCCATCACAATCAAGGCTAAACCAGCCACAACTGCAGTGAAGGCCCGCCCCATCAAGGCCCTCAAAGACGCAATCGCCTAA
- a CDS encoding ABC transporter ATP-binding protein: protein MIHFFSENENKKTVRWTQIKDAAFNVRRAFGVVWGAHPASALGMAACSLIGSALPAAQAWVGKLIVDAVVTAVNLRTDPQVGLQAVLPLLIIEFILLFIQAANGQARSLAEHILHARINLSINSRIIRKALDLDLSHFENAEFYDKLQNARREADWRSLQIVNGGFFLIQNVITLISFGALLFRFSPWLALLLFAATIPAFIAQSRYAELNFRVLSWRAPEARKLMYLEHLLTDYEAVKEVKLFGLGEPLLGRYADLFWKFLREDQTIAQKRSVASLGWGLLATLSFYTAYAWIVWRAVGGLITLGDMTLYLTISRSSQGMFEAIFYGLSDMYENGLFMSNLFAFLELEPQMVVAANPQPAPVEIRHGIEFRNVSFKYEGHDDYALHDVTLKIQPGEKIALVGPNGAGKTTLIKLLTRLYDPTEGQILLDGVDLRDYDLRELRQRIGVIFQDFVRYHLAAFENVGFGQIESLEDRPRIVGSAEKSGADPVIAALPEGYETMLGRWFSKGRDLSGGEWQKIALARAFMRDCEVIVLDEPTAALDAENEFKVFQQFRELTADKMAVLISHRFSTVRMADRIFVIENGHITEQGTHGDLLALGGTYARLFTLQAESYK from the coding sequence ATGATCCACTTCTTCTCTGAGAACGAAAACAAAAAAACAGTCCGCTGGACGCAAATCAAGGATGCGGCGTTCAACGTCCGCCGGGCGTTTGGGGTGGTGTGGGGCGCGCACCCGGCCTCGGCTTTAGGGATGGCGGCCTGCTCGTTGATCGGCTCGGCGCTCCCCGCCGCTCAAGCGTGGGTGGGCAAGCTGATCGTGGATGCGGTGGTGACGGCTGTCAATCTGCGTACCGACCCTCAAGTGGGTCTGCAAGCCGTCTTGCCGTTGTTGATCATCGAGTTCATCCTGCTCTTCATTCAGGCCGCCAACGGCCAGGCTCGTAGTCTGGCCGAGCACATTCTGCACGCCCGCATCAACCTGAGCATCAACTCGCGCATTATTCGCAAAGCGCTCGACCTCGACCTCTCGCACTTCGAAAACGCCGAGTTCTACGACAAACTGCAGAACGCCCGCCGCGAGGCCGACTGGCGCAGTTTGCAAATCGTCAACGGCGGCTTCTTCCTGATTCAAAACGTTATCACTCTGATCTCGTTTGGGGCGCTCCTGTTCCGTTTTAGCCCGTGGCTGGCGCTCCTGTTGTTCGCCGCCACCATCCCGGCCTTCATTGCCCAAAGCCGTTACGCCGAACTTAACTTCCGCGTGCTGTCGTGGCGCGCGCCCGAAGCCCGCAAGCTCATGTACCTGGAGCATCTGCTCACCGACTACGAAGCCGTCAAAGAGGTCAAACTCTTCGGCCTCGGCGAGCCATTGCTGGGCCGCTACGCCGACCTGTTCTGGAAGTTCCTGCGCGAGGATCAGACCATCGCCCAAAAGCGGAGCGTGGCCTCGCTCGGCTGGGGATTGCTGGCGACGCTCTCTTTTTACACGGCTTACGCCTGGATCGTCTGGCGGGCGGTGGGCGGGCTGATCACCCTGGGCGACATGACTCTTTACCTGACTATCTCCCGCTCCAGCCAGGGCATGTTCGAAGCCATTTTCTACGGGCTGAGCGACATGTATGAAAACGGCCTCTTCATGTCCAACCTCTTCGCCTTTCTGGAGCTTGAGCCACAAATGGTGGTTGCCGCCAATCCCCAACCGGCCCCGGTTGAGATCCGGCACGGCATCGAGTTTCGCAACGTCTCGTTCAAATATGAAGGCCACGACGATTATGCTCTGCACGACGTGACCCTGAAGATTCAACCCGGCGAGAAGATCGCTCTGGTCGGTCCGAACGGCGCCGGGAAAACGACTCTGATCAAACTCCTCACCCGCCTCTACGACCCCACTGAGGGCCAAATCCTCCTCGACGGCGTTGACCTGCGCGACTACGATTTGCGTGAATTGCGCCAGCGAATCGGCGTGATCTTTCAGGACTTCGTGCGTTATCACCTGGCCGCCTTCGAGAACGTGGGCTTCGGCCAGATCGAATCGCTGGAAGATCGCCCGCGCATCGTCGGTTCAGCGGAAAAGAGCGGCGCTGATCCCGTTATCGCCGCCCTGCCCGAAGGCTACGAGACCATGCTGGGCCGCTGGTTCTCCAAAGGCCGCGATCTGTCCGGCGGCGAGTGGCAGAAGATCGCCCTGGCCCGGGCCTTCATGCGCGACTGCGAAGTAATTGTCCTCGACGAGCCGACCGCCGCCCTCGACGCCGAGAACGAATTCAAGGTCTTCCAGCAGTTCCGCGAGCTGACCGCCGACAAGATGGCCGTTCTCATCAGCCATCGCTTCTCCACCGTCCGCATGGCCGACCGCATCTTCGTTATCGAAAACGGCCACATCACCGAGCAAGGCACGCACGGCGATCTGCTGGCGCTGGGCGGGACTTATGCGCGGCTGTTCACGTTGCAGGCTGAGTCGTACAAGTGA